Proteins found in one Sorghum bicolor cultivar BTx623 chromosome 1, Sorghum_bicolor_NCBIv3, whole genome shotgun sequence genomic segment:
- the LOC8066287 gene encoding erlin-2-B: MSDVTSADSAPNRRSPPPPSPSPSMPRFQQQPSGRQPPPPGADPFAFGVVAFIGICFVLISLSAPSSVLHQVPEGHVGVYWRGGALLKTITPPGFHLKLPLITQYEPIQVTLQTDQVRDIPCGTKGGVMISFDKIEVVNRLRKEFVHETLLNYGVHYDKTWIYDKIHHEINQFCSAHSLQQVYIDMFDQIDETMKEAIQRDCTRYAPGIEIISVRVTKPNIPGSIRRNFELMEEERTKALIAIEKQKVAEKEAETQKKIALSEAEKNAQVSKILMEQKLMEKDSSKRQEQIDNEMYLAREKALADANYYRILKEAEANRLKLTPEYLELRFIESIANNSKIFFGEKIPSMIMDQRLLKNYLDAVPRKDHYEM, encoded by the exons ATGTCTGACGTCACCTCTGCCGACTCGGCGCCgaaccgccgctcgccgccgccgccgtcgccgtcgccgtcgatgCCGCGCTTCCAGCAGCAGCCGAGCGGGCGCCAGCCGCCCCCGCCCGGCGCCGACCCCTTCGCCTTCGGCGTCGTCGCCTTCATCGGCATCTGCTTCGTGCTG ATTTCACTCTCAGCCCCATCAAGTGTTTTACATCAAGTTCCTGAAGGACATGTTGGGGTATACTGGAGAGGAGGTGCTCTTCTGAAGACAATCACTCCTCCAG ggtttcatctgaagCTCCCTTTGATCACCCAGTATGAGCCAATACAGGTTACACTTCAAACAGATCAG GTCAGAGATATTCCTTGTGGAACAAAAGGTGGTGTTATGATCAGCTTTGACAAGATAGAG GTTGTGAACCGCCTCCGCAAAGAGTTTGTGCATGAAACCCTACTCAACTATGGTGTGCACTATGACAAGACATGGATATATGATAAAATTCATCATGAGATTAACCAGTTCTGCAGTGCTCACAGTTTGCAACAAGTTTACATTGACATGTTTGATCAG ATTGATGAAACAATGAAAGAAGCTATTCAAAGAGACTGTACACGCTATGCTCCTGGAATTGAAATCATCAGTGTTCGTGTTACGAAGCCGAACATACCTGGTAGTATCAGAAGAAATTTTGAACTTATGGAGGAGGAGCGTACCAAG GCACTGATCGCCATTGAGAAGCAAAAGGTAGCAGAGAAGGAGGCAGAAACACAGAAGAAGATTGCACTGTCTGAAGCAGAGAAGAACGCACAGGTGAGCAAGATCCTGATGGAGCAAAAGCTGATGGAGAAGGACAGTTCCAAGAGACAGGAGCAAATTGATAATGAAATGTACCTTGCACGTGAGAAAGCACTAGCAGATGCAAACTACTACAG GATCTTGAAGGAAGCAGAGGCTAATAGGCTCAAACTGACACCTGAGTATCTTGAGCTGAGGTTCATTGAATCAATCGCCAATAACTCAAAGATTTTCTTCGGTGAAAAG ATTCCTAGTATGATCATGGATCAAAGGTTGCTCAAGAATTACCTTGATGCTGTTCCTAGGAAGGACCATTATGAAATGTAG
- the LOC8066288 gene encoding putative F-box/FBD/LRR-repeat protein At5g44950 yields MANQNPAPFVYLDVATAADARRRGMDPQDLERSAQGVLKFLYMCLPDTPVYAGAALSALPAASHDDAEDRISALPFSLLRNIVSRLPAKDAARTAALSRRWRPVWRCTPLAFADAHLLPGVLEGHRDPTRADTPAIADTFSRAIAAHPGPFRAVHLVCGYYADAARQRQLARWVQTFVAKGVQELILVNRPWPLDVPLPATVLGIDTLTRLYLGLWKFPDTSALGQSQSGAGPVFPHLRELVLCSVVVESRDINFLLAGSPVLEKFGIVGSREKMMRLRLVGQHLRCAQILISAVDSVAVVDTPNLERLILWESLDFNSSCIRLKIGKAPKLHILGYLSPGIHMLEIRNTVINAGIKATPSTMVPGIKILGLNVRFGVRNDSKMLPTFLRCFPNVETLHIVSRKTDEVAGKINLKFWQEAGPIESIQSSIKMMTFREFRMERSEIAFLKFFFQSANVLKNAVIVGSNGSFTSIPEVINKVKTLIPENGPSNSCNVLVYESSDPDGGAVFSLQKGFDFSASDPLNYQ; encoded by the exons ATGGCCAACCAGAATCCGGCGCCGTTCGTCTACCTCGACGTTGCCACGGCGGCCGACGCGCGGCGCCGCGGCATGGATCCTCAGGACCTGGAGCGGAGCGCGCAGGGCGTCCTCAAGTTCCTCTACATGTGCCTTCCCGACACGCCCGTGTACGCCGGCGCCGCTCTGTCCGCACTCCCCGCCGCCTCCCACGACGACGCCGAGGACCGCATCAGCGCGCTCCCTTTCTCGCTCCTCCGCAACATCGTCTCCCGCCTCCCCGCCAAGGACGCCGCGCGCACCGCCGCGCTCTCCCGCCGCTGGCGCCCCGTCTGGCGCTGCACGCCGCTCGCCTTCGCCGACGCGCACCTCCTCCCGGGGGTCCTCGAGGGCCACCGCGACCCCACGCGCGCCGACACGCCGGCGATCGCCGACACCTTCTCCCGCGCCATCGCCGCTCACCCCGGCCCCTTCCGCGCCGTCCACCTCGTCTGCGGCTACTACGCGGACGCCGCGCGCCAGCGGCAGCTCGCGCGCTGGGTCCAGACGTTCGTCGCCAAGGGCGTCCAGGAGCTCATCCTCGTCAACCGCCCGTGGCCGCTCGACGTGCCTCTCCCCGCCACGGTCCTCGGCATCGACACGCTCACCCGCCTCTACCTGGGCCTCTGGAAATTCCCAGACACCTCCGCTCTCGGACAGAGTCAGAGTGGCGCTGGCCCGGTGTTCCCGCACCTCCGCGAGCTCGTCCTCTGCTCGGTGGTGGTGGAGAGCCGCGACATTAACTTCCTCCTCGCTGGGAGCCCTGTCCTGGAGAAGTTTGGCATAGTGGGAAGCAGGGAGAAGATGATGCGTCTCCGCCTCGTCGGCCAGCATCTCCGGTGCGCGCAGATCCTCATTTCAGCTGTGGACAGTGTCGCCGTGGTGGACACCCCGAACCTCGAGCGGCTCATCCTGTGGGAATCCCTGGACTTCAACAGCTCTTGCATTAGGCTAAAGATTGGCAAAGCCCCCAAGCTGCATATACTTGGATACTTGAGTCCTGGAATTCACATGCTGGAGATCCGGAACACTGTCATCAAT GCCGGGATAAAGGCGACCCCAAGCACCATGGTTCCAGGCATTAAGATCTTGGGATTAAATGTGCGCTTCGGAGTCCGTAATGATTCCAAGATGTTACCGACTTTCCTCAGATGCTTTCCCAATGTTGAGACACTACATATTGTG TCTAGAAAAACTGACGAAGTCGCTGGCAAGATCAACCTCAAGTTCTGGCAGGAGGCCGGTCCCATTGAAAGCATCCAGTCCTCCATCAAGATGATGACTTTCCGTGAATTCCGAATGGAGCGAAGTGAGATTGCCTTTCTCAAGTTCTTCTTCCAAAGTGCCAACGTGCTGAAGAATGCCGTAATTGTGGGGTCCAACGGAAGTTTCACATCCATTCCTGAGGTGATTAACAAAGTGAAGACTCTGATTCCTGAAAATGGGCCTAGTAATTCCTGCAATGTGCTGGTCTATGAAAGTTCAGATCCAGATGGGGGTGCAgtctttagtttgcaaaaaggaTTTGATTTTTCTGCTAGTGATCCTCTCAATTATCAGTGA
- the LOC110431690 gene encoding uncharacterized protein LOC110431690 isoform X1, producing MARGPNVAGLIEDDAVSVITEFHQQGQKEDGAMSRKMEITASRSPRQTACSEDVCLACSLERPVCCNSRSGLVGLVVCEICGSGSAPHLIANCARCSAREHWYCMQVLTFLIPRIWFCNSCQRKANRAPRS from the exons atggcgaggggccctaATGTCGCGGGCTTGATCGAGGACGATGCGGTCTCCGTCATCACGGAG TTTCATCAGCAAGGTCAGAAGGAAGATGGAGCAATGTCTAGGAAGATGGAGATAACAGCTTCGCGATCACCAAGACAAACAGCCTGCAGTGAGGATGTCTGTTTGGCGTGCAGTTTGGAACGGCCTGTGTGCTGTAACAGCCGATCTGGGCTTGTA GGCTTAGTGGTGTGTGAGATATGTGGCAGTGGCAGTGCCCCTCATCTTATTGCAAACTGCGCTAGGTGCAGTGCGCGTGAGCATTG GTACTGTATGCAGGTGTTGACGTTTCTGATTCCACGCATATGGTTTTGTAATAGTTGCCAACGAAAGGCCAACAGGGCACCCAGATCCTAG
- the LOC110431690 gene encoding uncharacterized protein LOC110431690 isoform X2, with protein sequence MARGPNVAGLIEDDAVSVITEFHQQGQKEDGAMSRKMEITASRSPRQTACSEDVCLACSLERPVCCNSRSGLVGLVVCEICGSGSAPHLIANCARCSAREHWYSFSSLLAPCSSHTKL encoded by the exons atggcgaggggccctaATGTCGCGGGCTTGATCGAGGACGATGCGGTCTCCGTCATCACGGAG TTTCATCAGCAAGGTCAGAAGGAAGATGGAGCAATGTCTAGGAAGATGGAGATAACAGCTTCGCGATCACCAAGACAAACAGCCTGCAGTGAGGATGTCTGTTTGGCGTGCAGTTTGGAACGGCCTGTGTGCTGTAACAGCCGATCTGGGCTTGTA GGCTTAGTGGTGTGTGAGATATGTGGCAGTGGCAGTGCCCCTCATCTTATTGCAAACTGCGCTAGGTGCAGTGCGCGTGAGCATTGGTACTCCTTTTCTTCTCTCCTAGCCCCTTGTTCTTCACATACTAAGCTCTAG
- the LOC110431690 gene encoding histone-lysine N-methyltransferase ATXR6-like isoform X3 has protein sequence MARGPNVAGLIEDDAVSVITEGLVVCEICGSGSAPHLIANCARCSAREHWYCMQVLTFLIPRIWFCNSCQRKANRAPRS, from the exons atggcgaggggccctaATGTCGCGGGCTTGATCGAGGACGATGCGGTCTCCGTCATCACGGAG GGCTTAGTGGTGTGTGAGATATGTGGCAGTGGCAGTGCCCCTCATCTTATTGCAAACTGCGCTAGGTGCAGTGCGCGTGAGCATTG GTACTGTATGCAGGTGTTGACGTTTCTGATTCCACGCATATGGTTTTGTAATAGTTGCCAACGAAAGGCCAACAGGGCACCCAGATCCTAG